tgcagtgtAAATAATTTCAGTAATATTAACTAGCCCCTCTAAGGCAAATATGAATTCACGGAGAGGGGTTTTTATTAAGACAAATAAAGTGTTCTAATTAAAATTCTCCTTTGTGTGTCATCTATTTAGGTTCAAAATTGTTGAATGGAAaactcactgtaaaatattgcCAACATATGTTATGctgtaataaattattttgtacACACTTGCCTTTGGTTTGGAATTCTTGTGTGTTTATGGGCATCAAACTTCAGCCCGTTACACGTTCattagtttgttttcagttggatGTTCACTGGTTTAACCCAAACTCTCCAAGTAGTTGAAAAgtaatgatttttatttgtcaTATTGATATATAATTCGTGTGAAGTAATATATTACCCTTACCGTGCCATTTGCTGTTCAACAGCTTGCTCAAAGATATCTCGGGCAGGGAATGGTAACTGGCCATTATGGAGTTGTGTTGGCTCAGCTGACCCCTGAAAGTACTTATCAGCCAAATAACAAAAGTGAGGAAGAACAAcaaaagtctgtttttcttccaaatgctGTGAAATGATTTGGGTTTTTCTTCAGTCAATCTGAATTTAGAAAAGACATCAAGCTGAACATGCCTGATAAGTCTTCCAAGAGGAAACGTGCCTTAATATGTAAATGCTAACAGTGTATATGTATCTAATCAGTATTTCACATTTCAGCTTACTGAACTCTTGTAGCAAATAATGTGATGTGCCAGGAGGTAACTAATCTTTTCTTATCAATCCACTGGCATTGAAATAATTGCTTGGATGCATCAAGAATCTGTGGACAACCCAGATCCGGTCAGTTTGTGGAGGTAACCTGCAAGCTAAACAGCATCAGATCTCCTTCACCCCAGCAAGTCTGGTTATCTGTTCTGAAAGGAGGCAAGCCAGAAAGAATAGGTAAGAGCTGAGAGTCACGTTATTTCCTATTTTCACCACAACCTATTCCTCTGAAAATAcacagtttttaatttttattattattactttttaaagacATTCTGTCGTCTTAATGGTAGGTTTCAACGCAAAGCGGCCAGCTCCTGGTGTTTCCACTAGAGGGAAGTATTGCATCTAGGATGTCTTTGCAGTAATGAAATCCTGCAgccatctgtttgttttcaggtgtTTTCTGATATTGTAGGACAAACACAGGGAAAtgtttaatgtctttatttcctttagGCAGCAGACTGAGGTTGCTTGCTTAAATGACTGAATCAGACTCACATTCATGTAGCCCAGGCATCCATAGGCCTCGACTTGGAGTCCTGAAGCTGGGAGCCTGGGCAGGTATACCAACTGATGGAGAACAGAGGGCACTGTAGAGGATATCTGAACCCCCACCCAGCCAGTTACCTTCCTGGGAGACCCCACTTCGTATGCAGAAAGCATCAGGCAGCCTATTTCCTGCCTTGATCACCCAGTTCGTTAGCttgggcacagggcagcagagcatCTGCATGTGAACCGGCTTGGACTGTAGGCAGCTTACTTCTAACCCTTATTACTGAGATACCAAGACGTGTAAGGCTGATATCCCTTTTGCTTGTGATGTGCAGGCTCCTGTGTAACATACTGTGTAACATACAACCACACAATACTTTCAGCCTCTCTTGaagatttcttcatttctaaaagCTGAGCAGCAGGTTGTCTTCTCCCTGCAGCATTCCTCCTCCAGCCTCTCCCCCTGCTATAGGCCTTGGCACTTGCGGTTCACTTCTGTGAGTGGGATCAAATCAACAGCTTGACAGGGACCTTACCCAGCAAACGTGGGTTGGTTGCCTATCAGTAATTGGCAGAtaggcagtgcaggcagtgaTGCTTGGTCAAATGTTTGAGGAGATGCCCACACATAGGTGAACTGGGTTACGAATGCTTTGTTCACAGCCTTCCATTCAGGGAAGGTAAAAATTCCTCTCCCTTGCCTCCAAACATAGAAAGCATGGTTTTTGGGGAGGAAGCCACGCTCCTGCTAGGATTATTGAGGCAGAGCCCTGGCTATGGCTGTGCGTGGTTCTTCCTAATGAGCCTCCTGTCTTTGAGAAATGGAAGGTACTGGGGGAAATGGCAGCAACAAATAACTGGTTGAGGGAAAGCTACCTCTGCGTACATCTATTTTCAGCCAGCTTCTCCTCAGCACTGTTCATCTTGAGAGCAACTCCGGTCTTCCTTAGGACTGAGGGCCTTGTTGGCCATTCCAGCCTGATGGTACGTGACCCACTGCTGCACAAGGCTGGGGAGATGTggcttcttttctccctgtttttccCAATGTTGTCTCATCCTTTGTGCTGAGGGTTTATAACCTTGCTCTTCATAGCAAGAAATTCACCTTCATGTCAAGTGCTAGGCCAAATACAACACTATCTAAGTAGTGGTATGCGCTCTAAGTTGGTAGGTGAGCTTTGGAGTTTACTTTAAGGAATGCTTATGGCTTCAGTAATCCTGgatgcaaaatgcatttttcagtacCATAAACAGATAGATCTGGATTCACGGAGATGAACTTTTGGGTCTCTACAGTggcaaagccaggctggatgtggctctgggcagcctggtctagtggtcAGAAGGGAGAGGGGGTTAAAACTATATAATCTTTGAGGTTCTTGaagactttaagaccctagaagcccgcagctgggccaattaccgaagtaacaccaagagggtgagcggtaaaatggcgatttcttagagcaaacacacacttatataaactatgctcttcgtgtacgcctctcttgtacacgtcatcgatccttccagaaattagggagggcctatcgcgtgacagcccgatatccccgtatttcgcctaatacaacaggttcttttcaacccaggccattctatgattttccagtggtattttatttctgctgtttcttaatactctttttttttaatgaatattctGACAAGTTGAATGTGCAAATCCCCTCCTGTAGAAATAAAGCTAATAAACGGGTACTGGGCAGTATGCAATTTTGCAATCCTGTTATTTATGGAATAATAGTGGAAAATAGAAAACGAGCATATGGAAGAAGTCGCTGTCGCAGATCGTCCCCCTGGCTGGGAGAATTAGAGCATGGTTTGTTTAACTTTCATTTGTGAGGAAGACAGGATGCTGCCAGAGCTTGTCACAAAAATTATCCAAGGctgagaaaaagggaaagaaccCAAGGCCTTTAGGAATTATTCTTAAACTGAAAAGCAATCGTCTCAGAGGAAAGAGCTGGATGTGGTACGTGGTATCTGCCTGTAACACTGACCCTTTTCTTCCCAACTACACAACCCCCTGTGAGCTCCTAACAAGAGAGGCTCCAACCTACTAAAGCACGGCTATTTCCCAACCATAAATATGCAAATCCCCGTCCCTTAAAGGAGGGTGATTTACTGGCTAACTAAAGCACAAGGCTTGCCGCTTTTGTTCCACGTTTGTATGGTGACAGGCTCGATGGGGTCCTGGCCCTTGATTGGCACTGCTGCAACACAAATACATAAAGAGCTGCGCTTCTGTTCTGACACATGCAGCCACATGCCTTCAGCAAACAAGTGCTCTTGCTTgctctctgcctcctgctgcctcaGTGCCAACTGAGCAGAGGAGGGGGAATAACACTCAGTTTTTCTGAGCTTGCTGCAGTAGGGTGGATGGGAAATGGCATCAAGCATCCCCAGTAATTCCTGAATACCTCTATTGTGATCATACAGGTCTGAGTTAACTTGAGATTGGTTCACTGCAAGAGAACGATGCTTGTGGACCATAGGAGACACAAAGCATTGGTCTAGTCACACAAGAGCAAATAAGAGACAAAATAGAACCACAAGTAAattttaagaggaagaaaacccaacaaaccCAAGACTCAGAGGGAATTCAGTGTCTGTAAGGAAAGCTAAGAAGTATTCTTAGTGTGATTAGTATCTTTTCAGACAAGTATTTTGGCCCCAAGTATACTTTTTTTACCATAATGTTTATTAATCAATTCAATTTACgatcttcatttcatttattctaCTTAGAGATGAATTGGGGGAGATGTCTTATTATGTTAATACAAAGAGCTGCCTATGTGTTTCAGTTCAGAAGACTTGGGATTTGTTTCCAGAGTGGTTTGTGTGTTAGCTATTTCTCATGTAATACAAGCCTCCTGTGGCATAAActcccatttttttcctgcatgtaATTATCTGCTGTTGAGTCAACATTCCTTCTTGAcagaactgcagttttcttggttgtttttaagTAACACGGCATTCTGCAATCTTAGCTCCTCCAGTTTCCCAACGATTCGGAGCAAAACCAcatgaaaaacagtttcttgTTCATATTTGAAACCCCTCAGAGTGATATTCACGATTGGTTTTGAAGCAAAACTGACAGAAAGGACAGTTTCTCCAGTCTGAGGTGCAGCACGAACCCTATCAGCATCCCTTTGCTTACATTCTCTTGCTGTCATCTTGGCTTTTTGacctttcttctttgcttggTCACTGGTTATTTCTTTGTACCGACAGAGGAAAGTCTATGAGACAGCATCCTTCCCCCTGCATTGGGATTCAGAAACATTAGGGCAGCTTTCAAGCAGTGTTTTTGGTTGATGGGTTTCTCCTACATCTGAAGCAGAATAAGCAGAGCTTTCATTAAGTGACGTTATTCCTTTCATCTTTCAAGAAGGCACCAAACTGAGTCTGGTCATGTTGTTATGAACTTATCTTGTTTACTCGCTGCCACCGCTCTCCTTACTTGACCTCTACTCCCATCCCGTGCAATACTCTAAGTCCCTCGACCCAGAAATTCCAAATTCTTCAGCAATTTTGCATATCTTTTGGCTGAGGCTTACACTGAACTGTCCCTCCCAGCGATTTCGATACGGGTTACAATTACACCATTCAGTTTCAGTGACTTTTAACCCGACTGGAACAACTGCGGTTACGTTTAAACCACCACAAGCACATTTCGGAGTAAACAACTTATTTAAGTATATCCATTCAAAGCTCCTAGAGCTACTGTCTCAAGTTActaaaaggcagaggaaaacGAGAGGAAAACGATTATATTATATTCCCGTTTAAGAGGTAAACGTCACAAGCAGGAAGTTTATAAGAGTAATGGGCTGGAGAAGGATAGTTTGGGTTCTGACTGAAGTTAGCAATAAggtgtttgctttgtttgggGCAGTAAGCTGGTCTATGAGTTTGCAGCACTGTTAATCAGAACAAGAGAGATAAACGTAAGGAATCGTGCTGGTTTGTGGTCCAAGTTCAGGCTTAAGGAACACCAGGAAAGGctgggaagagaggaaggagaggaaactTCTGGCAGAAGACTTTCTCTGTGGTCTCTCAGGTTATTTATACTGCTGTGAGTCATGCACGCTCCTCACTGTTGTTGtggatggagctgcaggtcATTGGTGTGTATTTAGCCCAACCATTGGCTATGGTAGGTTGTTGTACCTCTGATGGCAGCTAGGTAGCCTGTGTAAAACACATGGGTGATCTCCACCAGGTTTTAATTAGGCAGCTGCCCTCATTACAGAACAAGTTTAGCAATTTCCCCAAACAAGTCAACTACGGTTGCAGCGTGAAGGATAAAACAGACTGATGTATTAATACAGACTGCTATGTTAATGACTGGCTCACTCCACAGAGCAGCACCCCGAGGGCAGGGCTGTGATGCTCGGAGCTGGGGGACAAGTTGTACCTATGATGCTCGGTCCATTCCTGCTCTGTGGCTCAAGGACTCAGGTTTTCCCGGCTGTCAGTCTGGCTGTGTCTTTTTATCCTGTGAtagtttccatttttctcctttgcatcAGTCTGTATTTTGGGCTCCCTGACTTTCCTTCAGTTCTATTTCTGATAACAATGGGTTTCTCTTGATCTTTCCCAGGTTTTAAATGCAATATCTACTTCAACCAACCATGCAGCAATGCTACTTTTTAAAACAACCGTTATTTTAACAGGCTAAAATCTATTAGAAAACTGTCGGATATCAGATATTACATCTATATCTATTAGAAAACTCTCGGATGTTAGCAGAGCGCTCCTATGGGCAGGGATCTGACACCCTGGCTTTTGTCTGTGACGAAGACCAGTCAGAACAGAGGATGAAATTTCACCAAACATCTGCTTTTAATTGTGAGCACATGGTACTTACTCAACAGGATCGATACCTTGGGGTACTCCTGATCTTTGAGGTGGGGAAAGGAAGTGATGGATTAGACCATAAGTTTTCCACCGTCTCTGACATACAACCCATCCCCCATTCTACAGTTCCAGTTTCCAATGGAGCTGCACGTGCCTTACTTGCAGcaaatttctctttctttttttcttctttctttttctcttactgtgtccagttttgggcacctcagcacaagaaggacatggaggtactggagcaggtccagagaagggcaacgaggctcgttaagggcttggagaatcagccctatgaggagagactaaggaagctggggctgtttagcctgaggaagaggaggctgaggggagaccttattgccgtcttccagtacctgaaaggttcttacagtgagagtggggcaggtctcttctcactagtgacatgtgacaggacgaggggaaatggcctcaagttgcgccagggcaagtttaggttggatattagaaagaacttctttacagaaagggtggttaggtactggaatgggctccccaaggaggtggttgaatcgccatccctggatgtgtttaagagccgtttggatgtggtactcagggatatgatttagcagaggtttgttgttgtggtattgtttgtggttgttttttaagagataggctactggttaggctgcggttggacttgatgatcttcaaggtcttttccaacctgagtaattttatgattctacgatttctgttttacagaaatGCTCCAGAAGTTATTGATGAGCCTGTAGGTATCTCCAGGTTTGAAAACCACCATATCACTCCAGCAGCAGTATCCATGTCTGTGTAAATGAGGCCTAGGATCCCCTTCTTGCTCAGCAAGACAAGGTTTTGTGTGCCATATTGGTGTTCCACTTAGAAGACTAGCACCTTGTAAGCCTGGCAGCCTAGCAGTGTCAGAGTACCTGTCAGTGTTGTAGAAGTATTTCCGCGAAGTATATTTACAGAACGGATTTATTGGTTTAAATAGCTCTGTGGCTCGCGAGTTTGTCGGGTCAAAAATGCAATAGGAAACCACTGTCaacactgcagcaccagctgAGGAAGGTCTGGAGACACCGTGTCGAATGGTCAAGAAGAAATTCACTTTAAATACACCTTGGACTGCCGCCTAGAAGAAGGGAGGGATTCAGTAGCTGAGGTTTACATTACAAGCTGCGTTGGAGGCTTCCACCAATAAACAAGAGCAGCCAGACGTGTCTGTCTGCAGCATTTGAGGGCACTGTGCTCAGAAGGGACTTTTCTCTTTTGCCAGATGTTGGCTGCTCCTCTTGACATCAGCGGCAAAAAATGCATCTAATTGAGCTGGAGCATGATGGGGCCCTTCAGCAATACTTATAGTGACCTGCGGATACGCACACACTGTAACatagaacaaaaaaaaggcatatAGACAGTCTTTAATTCCTCACGTATAAGCAAAGTGTTTATGCAGAAAATTGAAGTTTCTCTCTTGATTAGCCTTCTGTTCTTCCAGTTGTTCTTCCTGTTGAACAACTCCAGCCTTGCTGTACCGCCTCAGCCTTCACTCTGTGATGATGTGGCTTAAGACCCTGTAGGTTCTTGGGCAAGAGAGATCTGAGGCCAGCTATGGGACCAAGTCCTTGTATTCTAAGGCCGTGAGTTCTTTCTAATCACATGCCCTATAGATCTCCATTGTTCCCGTTGTCTTTCATCCTCGTGCTCCTGACGTCACGTTCTTATCTcttcttgttctctgctttttaaCCTCACTGACTCACTACGGTCTTCAAAAAAGATTGTTTGTAACCACTTTTATTAGCAGAAATAGAGGAAGAAGACCACAAGAAAGGAGGAAACCGCAGAATAAATAAGAATTGAACATCACCACGAGAACTTCTTTTGAtccacagcaaaaataaataagtgcttCCACGTCAGCTGGTAAGGAAAGGTGAACAAATCTGCTAAATAAGGATTATTTGTCGTCTGGAACGTTGTTTTTCCCATTACAGGTCTTTGAAGAGCAGTGACAATATGTCTCAAAATGTTGTAGAATCAAaggttggtttgggttggaagagaccttcaagcccacccagttccaaccccttgctatgggggggtgggcagggctgccacccaccagttCATGCTGCTcatggccccatccagcctggccttgagtgcttccagggatgggattgccctgacccaaggACAGCACCTTGCgcttggccttgttaaacctcactGGGTTCACACCACCcacctctccagcctgtccaggtccctgtTCCTTCCCAGTCAGCTCTTTCACCGTCTGGCTGCGGAATCCACTCATACTGCGTTGGAATACACCCCAAAAGGGAACCCGAAAAGGGAACCCGGCTGTCTGCCTCGCAGCGCACCTGCACCGCCCGCCTTCCCCCCCACAAAGCGGCGGGCAGCACCGCCCCCCGCTCCCTCCCCTCAGCCCCCGGCCCGGGCGGGCTATaagaggcggcggcggcggggccgggccggcagCGGCCGTGGAGCCGCCATGAAGCCGCTTCAAGCGCAGCGTCCGACGGGCCAAGGTAGGGCTGAGGGAGCCGCGGCGGGACCTCGGGGGAGGCGGTTAGGGCTCGGGATCTCCACACGCAGCGGTTCGCTCAGCCGCcgctttcttttccccctcagCCGGCGTCCGGCGTCCCGCGGCGTTGCCGGAGGAGGCGGGCGGGTTGGCGGAGGCGCTGGGCGAGTTCGAGGCGGTGCTGGAGGACTTCGCCTGCCCCGCCGGCCGGAGCCGCTTCCATTACGGGGAGCACCTGGAGCGCATGAAGCGGAGGAGCAGCGCCAGCGTCAGCGACGGCAGCGGCCTCAGCGACTCCGAGAGTGAGTGTGGGCCGGTCggtctgtctatctatctatgaTTGAATTTGGGTACACCGGGCAGACTACGCAGAGAACTCGGCTAGAGTTGCTTTGGATTTTGTCTTCGGGCAGTGAAGATGCACTGGATTCTCGTGTAAACGTATTAGCGTGCAGGTCGGCGCTGCTTCCCGATGTGGCAGGTGAAGCGTCCCTTGTAAGCCTTGGAGAAGTGATAGCTTCAAGAGGCTCTATGTGGGGAGATACTCTACTACTGGGAAAGGGAGGGGGGTGAagtgcaaacaaacagcagaaaaccccaagaaaacagcagcaagaattTAGTTTATACCTATGGAAGAAGATATGTGATACACTGCTGCCTGTAGTTACTTGGTATATCTCTTATGACTCACTCGCATCTTGAACAGTGCTTATAATTGCGCTGTTAGGGCTGAAAGGAAAGGCATTTGAGGGAAAACAAAGGTGTTCTTCTGCCCTGTCAGAAGACCTAGTGAGGGACTGCATGCTCTTGTGAATCAGCAGATGGGGGCTTTAGGAAGATAATAACTTGCCACAATGGTGAACTGATTTAGACTGAATACACCAGTGGGGTAGCACAGTACAAAGGCGCTGGCTCTGTATGAAGTCCTAAAGGGTCTTCACTTAGGAACTTGTCTAGTGCCCAGCCCTGATGTGAATTTGAGTTCTTCCCTTACTGGTGTCTAATGGGGATGGTTATGGAGGAACTGGAAGTTTTCTGGGTGCTGACGCGCACTAAGAGACCTATTAGGATCCAGCTGCCTCAACCATATGAGGGTATGTTTAAAGGCAAAGAACATCAGCCTGCTTTCCATCTTTCTCAGAAGAGTCCCAGTGAAACGCTTGCGAAAGGCTTCACTCAGGGCAGGCAACTTCTTCTGAAGCAGGAGTAGGATTAGAGCGGGACTGTGAATTTATGAAGAGCTCCTTGTACAAAACAGGCTCCGGTGTCTGATGTAATCCAGCTATGCTCCCTGTGGCTATTTCAAGAATAGGTGTAGGGAGTTCTCTACTTACCCAGGCTCTTTCCATTCAGactgaagttttttttcccctagggTTGCCTTTCATTTGGTCTCTGTCCTGTAGCACAAGTGCAGTGCTGAATTCATGACCTCGTTATTCCCTTGGTAGCACGTGGGTTAAACATCAGGATCAAGAAGAAGCTGGGCTGAAAGAGCAAGTAATTGCAGTGCATCTGTAACAAGGCAAAAGGAACGCCAGTGAGGTTATCTGCAGATAGTTTGGGTTATAGTCTTGCTCATGAAGACTTCATCTCTGCAAAATCTTGTTATCTGGTGCTGGAGACTATTCCAAGAATAACTTGTCACATATTTACAGAGTAGTTCTGACTGTGAGTTTTTAGTCTCCCAACAAGAAGGTATAGTACTGATCTCTGCTGACGTGGAGTGGCTGAAGGTTAGGCTTTATGTCTTCCTGCCACTCCCATGGTGATGACTTTGAGTGGTGGATGATTTGGGGGAGGGGGACATTTCAAGTTGTAACTcaatttcagagcagaaaaaaataagattgaAGATGCTACTGCGGAAAGTGAATGTGATAGAACTTGGCTCTCTCGCATCTCGTCTTGTTGTTTgattagatgatctttggaCGAGGTCTGTCTTGGCTGTGGTTAAGCATTACATGTAACGCGCCAGACTCTAGATCTCATGGTAATGAAAGTGCTAGTGTGTGCAGATGTTCACAATGATGTTAGTGCTTGGCACACGAGAGTTACATTAACCACAACAGCTGATTGAGTTGCTGCTGGAAACCATGATGCAACTGAGGGTTCAGTCCAGCGGACATTCTTGGGTGAATACCAATTCTGTTTCGACTTTGATGAATTCAGCTGAAAGAATAGCAGCTTCATGCTCCGGGTTATTGATTATGCAGAAGCCTCCGAGCTGAGGGAtatctttgttttttactgtGTATGTTCATTGTGATAAAATAGGATTTGGATTAGAGAGCGCAGTCTAGTTGGATTCTGCTAGCGTAAATGCAGCAGGTTTTACAAACTTCACAGGTATCATTTGCTGCTTGTGTGTTAGAATAAGCCTAAGACCTGAGAAAAGGGCCTGGAGCTGTACTGGGGAAGGCTAGGTTGGCCCTTAAGGAAAGACTCTTCACTAGAAGGTGGTTGGCTTGGAGCAGCCTGCCCTGGGCAGTGGGCATGATCCCCAGCTGCTGGCATTGAAGGAGTGTTGGGATGCTGCTCTCAGACATAAGGTTTGATGTTTGGGTGGCCCCacgtggagccaggagttggagcTAATGGTCCTTGGGGGTTCCTTCCTACTAAGATGATCCTATGGAAGAGTAGAGGCTTGCCTGTGCTAATTCTGCGTCCACttgatgtattttgttttaccCTACATACACTAATGTCAGGACAGATGACTTTAGGCTTACAGTAATGAACAGAGAGGGACGTTGTAAGAagttgagaagaaaaaatgctttagCCTTCTACCAAAGCTTCAGTAACATCTGGAAGCCAAACCATAATCTGATGGTATAGTTTGAAGTGTTTAGACATCAGCTACAgatgcatttttctctgaaacagGTTCAGCTTTCAGTCTGCCTATTAAACAgtgctgcaaaataaaatgtgccAATTCAGTTCTTGCACTGATATAGCCCGCAGTGTATAGCTATTTTTAGGGGCATGTAAATGCTTTCTGACCAATACCTCCTGGCTTTTAAACACAATAGAAGACCGTGAGTGCATCTGGAGCTCttaattctttaattaaaagTCAAACAGGTGTAAGTTTCAGGGGCTGAATGGCTTTGGTTAACGTGCAGTGCCTGGCATGGTGCAGGTAGGCACAGTTACATGTATGGAAGTCTTTAGGGTTGGGCTGATGCCTCTCTCTAGAGCTTCAGCTTCAGTTAGTACTGCAGCA
The sequence above is a segment of the Excalfactoria chinensis isolate bCotChi1 chromosome 1, bCotChi1.hap2, whole genome shotgun sequence genome. Coding sequences within it:
- the RGCC gene encoding regulator of cell cycle RGCC, whose amino-acid sequence is MKPLQAQRPTGQAGVRRPAALPEEAGGLAEALGEFEAVLEDFACPAGRSRFHYGEHLERMKRRSSASVSDGSGLSDSESADSLYRNSFSLSDEKLNSPTASTPSLPSPSVTPCKAKLGDTKELEEFIADLDRTLASM